The genomic DNA gtccatgaggttgcaaagagttggatatgactgattttcacttcacttcactctgtcaGTCATTCTGGCTCAAAACTTGAGTCATCTTTGTCTACTCCCTTCAGTCTTTACACAATGTTTCAcctatagaaaattctgaaaacccATAAAAACAACATGCAGGAGATacaataacttttaatggaactATTTTGGATGATAAGTAATGTATTATTCTGGTCATATTCCTATGCAAGTATagatttaatttcctttatgcATGAATAGTCTCATAgtctacatttttaaagagactttccctgtcccctccctttcttctttaaaGGAATGTTTTAAAGCACAACCATCATACAGAAATGTACACGATCAGAAATTGATGACTTttcatgaaattaaatatttttctataatcaCTCTCAAAAGGCTGCAAGGTATTCCACCCTATAGACATACTGTAGTTTAGATAAGTAACCCCTGTTGTAGGATTTCTGGCTTTTTTCTAGTAGTCTCATGCCTCCCTCCCACAGTGCtcctgtcaactacaaattggcacttgctaTCTACAAGAATTAAATTATGCTGACTTTCAACAAtccctgaaaggaattcagggtggagGGCAGAAaagaggcactctgtgctctgggaaaaactggaagAACAAGTCTTCAGATGGTTAAATAATTTCAGAGTcgattttatgagcccagttcttgTTATCTCCTTACATCCAGAGAAGTCCTAAagtccttcatggtgatgactgctTCTGGTGACTAGCAGAAACATTCtgccaaacaaaagaaaatgtgcttgattgcatgtgcTCCCCCTTTACCAAAACCACATATACACTGACCTTCCcctctacctctttggagcagtttctccgagctatctgagatgctatctcctgggctatagtcctcattttgcccaataaaacttaactcacaactcttacgttaggcttttgttttttttttttaagtcagcacTACAAAGATTAATTACCTATACTTTACATtgtccatttctaattttttctttagaCAAAATTCATAGAGGCAGAATTTTCAGGgtcaaaagttatttaaaaataaacaatttcacAATAGCTTTAGGTTTCCAGGAAAATTCAGAGGTACTACCGTTCCCACACACCCCACACTCAGGTTCCTCCATTATTAACAtctcacattgctgctgctgctaagtcacttcagtcgtgtccaactctgtgcgactccatagatggcagcccctcaggctccaccgtccctgggattctccaggcaagaaaactggagcgggttgccatttccttctccaacatctcACATTAGTAAACAACATTTgtcacaattaatgaaccaatgctgggacattattattaactaaagcccaTAGTTTATCCAGATTTCTTTAGTTTTAACCAAATATCCTTTTTCTAATCCAGTGTCACATCAGGatacaatattatatttactTGGTATGtctctggagaagtaaatggcaacccactccagtattcttgcctggagaatcccatggacagaggagcctggtgggctacagtccacggggtcgcaaagagtcaggcacgactgagcgacttcacctcatgTCTCTGtaagctcctcttggctgtggcagtttctcagactttgtCTTTGAAaatcttgacagttttgaggaataTTGGTCAGacattttgtagaatgtccctcatGTGGGGGCtgtccactttttcccttttattgaGACTGGGATTATGAGTTTTAGAAGGAAAGTATCAGAGATAAAAGGCCATTTTTGTCATATCCTCGCTAGTGCACATACTATCAACATGATTTATCACTGTTGATATTAACCTTGGTCACCTGACTGAGGCAGTGCTTGTTTAGTTTCTCCACTATAAAAGttactctccttcccccacttttCACATGGTACTCTTCAGAAGGAAGTCACTGCACAGTCCACATTCAGAATGAGGAGTGAGGCCTCATGGTGGAGTATCTATAAAAATTGTTTAGAATTCTGCACCAAAGACATCTCTCCTTCcccatttatacatttatttgtataaGTGATTGATTTACCCCAGTTTGACTATGGCTGTTACctttcagctcagttgctcagtcgggtctgactctgcgacaccatgggccacagcatgccaagcctccctgtccatcaccaactcccgcagtttactcaaactcatggtgatgccatccaaccatgtcatcctctgtcctccccttctcctcccaccttcaatctttcccagcatcagggaaattttccaatgagtcagttcttcgcatcaggtggccaaagtactggagtttcagcttcagcatcagtccttccaatgaacattcagaactgatttcctttaggatggactggatgcatctccttgcagtccaagggaccctcaagagtcttcgccaacacagttcaaaagcatcaattctacactTCAAGTTATAATCCAGTACTACTTTTTTGTTACTCAAGGCAAAGTGCATCTTTAATAGTCTAACTCACTATCACGCTATCCTGCCAAAGGCTACACAACTCCCATAGTTGTATAAAGTCAGTTGTATAAAGTCTCCACGCGCTTGTATAAAGCCGGTCATCGAGCAAGGACAAGGCCCACGCCCCTCTCTAGGGGCCAATTTCCGGACGTCTCCAAGGCAGACGAGGCCTGCACGGGGTAGACTCTTCCCCAAGATGGGCACCTTAGCGCCACGGTCCTGTCTGCCCCGGTCCTTCGTCTGCCTCCGAAACACCACCTCTCCTGGCCTCCTTGCCTTCCTTCCGGGTTCTTGTGTTCCCCAGCGTCCCACGGGACAGAAGTGGGCGGGGCTGCTGGCCGGAAGCGCCATGCTGGGGCGGGGCCTCCCGTGCCGCCAAGTTCCTCCCATCTCGCCGCCGCCCCACCCCTCCGGCCCAGACCGGAAATGAGGTCAGAGAGGGAAGCTCGGGCCGGGAGACTCGGCCCCGCAAGCGGCGGCCTTTGGAGGTGGCTGCGGCAGCGGGTGAGGGGGAGTGGGAATGAGAGGGTCGGGGTCCTGGGGGTCGGCGCCAGCGGGGATCCGGGCTCTGGGCCGGGAGGGACCGACCGGGGGGCGTCAAGGGGCCGGCAGAGGCTGGCGGGAGCGGGTGAGGGTGGCGGGCCTTGGTTTTCAGGGCCCATATCCCCCCGAATCCGGGGGATGAGGGTTTCGGGCCATCTGCCAGGTGGCAgtcactttctctcttccctaCTTTCTGGCTCTTTGGGGGCTGGCGACAGCGTAAGGGCTTGGTGTCCCGAGGTGTGGTCGCCCTCGTCCTCGGGGGCGGGCCCCGGGTCGTGGTGGGGAGAGCCCTTCGAAACACACTTTTTTTCCCCGAACAGATATGGTCATATTGCGACCCCTGGCACGGAGGGAGTTTAGATCACCAGGGCTTGCATCTTGGCAGTTTCTGCCctggaagagctgactccctgCTCCTAGGTCTCCCCAAGTGAGAAGTTCCCTCATGTCTTCCCCCAACGTCTCCCCTCCCAACCCGGTCTCCGCCTACACGACCCTGCGCCTGCCTGcatctttctttttacttctacTGGTTTCTGGTTCCATCCTTTGCGCAACTCGGACAGCCTTTGCTTGCCTGGCCCCGGATCCTCTCGGACGGTGCATCCAGGGAGGGTAGGAGTTCCAAGGTTCTTCTGTCACCTGCTATTCCAATTTTTGCAGTCTTTGAAAGGCTTGCATTCGACTGCACAGGCAAGGCATTCAGCTTCTAGTTGTTTCCGTGTTAAAGTTTTTACAGTTTTGCGCTAGTTTTTAAAGCAGTAGTTCTCTATGAGGGAAATAGACTTAGATTCACCTATTTGGTTTTTAGGGACAGTTGTCTCCCTAAACCCCAGTCATGGCATTTTAAATAGCTTATTGCTTGAGTGTGGCTTTTGACACTTTGAGAAGTTTTGTTTGGTTGGTAGTTTCAGAACAAGGTGTCACCATTGCTCCACCTGACTTTAAGTTGGTTGGCCTGGAGATAGCATAAAAATAGGTTTTTAGAAAGTCCTTTGCAAAATATAAACTGGATGAACGGAAATATGGTCTGAGAGTGGCACCATAGAGTTTTAAGCTCTAATTATGGTCTTGAAATAGGTTGAACTTAAGAGCTAGGGGAAAAGTGCTAGTTTAACATGTATTTAATTAGGTGTACGAAGTATATTAcacatttccctttttaaaaaggcattttgaAAATTGTTCTTCGTGCTCTCTGCCTCTGGAAGGTTTTCCTCTGAAGTGATCCCTGAAGTATGTTGGTTTGACAATGATGAGTTGAAAAATAGGAAATTTTGGAAAGCTGTTACCTAGAAATCTTAGAGACTCCACATATTGTCATTTCAGCCTCAGTTATATCCTGTTTCTGTGTGATTGTCTGGCACTGAAGCACAGAATTTGGATGCTCACTTTATTTTCTGAAGGAGAGTGAGAAGAACTTAAAAGTTGCTAATTATTTACAAGTTTATGACGTACTCTTTAAAGCTCTTTACTTCATAGCCTCTGGGTGGTAGCTGGAACCAGAgcaaactgtcttttttttttctgtgcacaGTACAAACCTGGGTCACTACAAATTCTTGGATCACCAGAGCTGCAAGCAGCCCTCTGTAAAGCGTGTCACTAAGTTGTTTTTCTGTTCCTGCCAGAACACTTATTAGTGACCCAAGActgtagaacagtcttttcatCTATGTTTTTGAAGTTGAGTGTTTTTCTGCTCCTGTCTAAAGAGACATTCTCCAAACCTTTTAGATCTCATCATCAGATGATTTTGTTGAGCAAGTTTAATTGGGAAGAAGGAGTGATTTATTCCCCTgagtttgcttattttttttttactaataacCCACTTGTCATCTTGTGAGTATTTTGAGTTTTCGTGCTTAAGAACATGATGGCTATAGGCATTTAACAAGGGCCAGATGCAAGGATGATCCATGCATCCACGGTGCATGGATGACAGGAGTAGAATCTTAACTGGAGCCAGGTGAACGCAGGTGAATTTTCTATAGATGGAGTGGTCTCTGCAGTGCCACgatctgtttaaaaaattatcctaAAGCAACAGATCCTATTCagtctttctcttgttttcttttcttctgaatctCCTTTAGGTAGATGTGGCCTCATGGATGAGCTGGTTCATGACTTAGCCTCAGCCTTGGAGCAGACATCTGAGCAGAATAAGCTTGGTGAGCTCTGGGAGGAGATGGCCCTGAGCCCACGGCAGCAGAGGCGGCAGCTTCGCAAACGGAGAGGCCGGAAGCGCCGTTCAGACTTCACTCACCTGGCGGAGCATACCTGCTGCTACAGTGAGGCCTCCGAGTCCAGTCTGGATGAGGCTCTCAAGGACTGTCGAGAAATGGCCCCGGTCACCAATTTCAGTGACTCTGATGACACGATGGTAGTCAAACGGCACCCAGCTCTCAACGCCATTGTTAAGAGTAAGCAGCATTCTTGGCACGAATCTGACTCCTTTACTGAAAATGCACCCTGTCGACCGCTCAGGCGCCGGCGAAAGGTGAAGCGAGTGACGTCAGAGGTGGCCGCCAGCCTTCAGCAGAAGCTCAAGGTGTCAGATTGGAGCTATGAGCGAGGCTGCAGGTTCAAGTCGGCCAAGAAGCAGCGTCTGTCCCGCTGGAAGGAGAATACTCCCTGGACCTCGTCAGGTCACGGGTTGTGTGAATCAGCAGAAAACAGGACTTTCCTAAGCAAAacgggaaggaaagaaaggatggaGTGTGAAGCAGATGAACAAAAACAGGGCTCTGATGAGAACATGTCAGAATGGTGAGATCTCCCTTACTAAGTCAAAAGATTTTCCTGGTTAATTTTACCCAGAGCGCAAATCCACAGTCTTGATGATTTCAACTTTCTTTCAAACCAGCCTCTGATATACTGACTTTGTAGCTTTCTTTTAACCAGTCAGGTTGTGTTTATCTCTGGCTCAATGATCCTGTT from Ovis aries strain OAR_USU_Benz2616 breed Rambouillet chromosome 7, ARS-UI_Ramb_v3.0, whole genome shotgun sequence includes the following:
- the GPATCH2L gene encoding G patch domain-containing protein 2-like isoform X12: MDELVHDLASALEQTSEQNKLGELWEEMALSPRQQRRQLRKRRGRKRRSDFTHLAEHTCCYSEASESSLDEALKDCREMAPVTNFSDSDDTMVVKRHPALNAIVKSKQHSWHESDSFTENAPCRPLRRRRKVKRVTSEVAASLQQKLKVSDWSYERGCRFKSAKKQRLSRWKENTPWTSSGHGLCESAENRTFLSKTGRKERMECEADEQKQGSDENMSECETSSVCSSSDTGLFTNDEGRQAWVATVKMIFCPINEVSRKKQGDDEQSDWFYEGECVPGFTVPNLLPKWAPDHCSEVERMDSGLDKLSDSTFLLPSRPAQRGYHARFNRLPGAAARCLRKGRRRLVGKESSISNLGTERIGHLISDPRQKEKNKALASDFPHISACAHEFCFHYTAAGLC
- the GPATCH2L gene encoding G patch domain-containing protein 2-like isoform X15, which encodes MDELVHDLASALEQTSEQNKLGELWEEMALSPRQQRRQLRKRRGRKRRSDFTHLAEHTCCYSEASESSLDEALKDCREMAPVTNFSDSDDTMVVKRHPALNAIVKSKQHSWHESDSFTENAPCRPLRRRRKVKRVTSEVAASLQQKLKVSDWSYERGCRFKSAKKQRLSRWKENTPWTSSGHGLCESAENRTFLSKTGRKERMECEADEQKQGSDENMSECETSSVCSSSDTGLFTNDEGRQGDDEQSDWFYEGECVPGFTVPNLLPKWAPDHCSEVERMDSGLDKLSDSTFLLPSRPAQRGYHARFNRLPGAAARCLRKGRRRLVGKESSISNLGTERIGHLISDPRQKDFWLPSAGKRERNQFCFHYTAAGLC
- the GPATCH2L gene encoding G patch domain-containing protein 2-like isoform X13 codes for the protein MDELVHDLASALEQTSEQNKLGELWEEMALSPRQQRRQLRKRRGRKRRSDFTHLAEHTCCYSEASESSLDEALKDCREMAPVTNFSDSDDTMVVKRHPALNAIVKSKQHSWHESDSFTENAPCRPLRRRRKVKRVTSEVAASLQQKLKVSDWSYERGCRFKSAKKQRLSRWKENTPWTSSGHGLCESAENRTFLSKTGRKERMECEADEQKQGSDENMSECETSSVCSSSDTGLFTNDEGRQAWVATVKMIFCPINEVSRKKQGDDEQSDWFYEGECVPGFTVPNLLPKWAPDHCSEVERMDSGLDKLSDSTFLLPSRPAQRGYHARFNRLPGAAARCLRKGRRRLVGKESSISNLGTERIGHLISDPRQKDFWLPSAGKRERNQFCFHYTAAGLC
- the GPATCH2L gene encoding G patch domain-containing protein 2-like isoform X14 produces the protein MDELVHDLASALEQTSEQNKLGELWEEMALSPRQQRRQLRKRRGRKRRSDFTHLAEHTCCYSEASESSLDEALKDCREMAPVTNFSDSDDTMVVKRHPALNAIVKSKQHSWHESDSFTENAPCRPLRRRRKVKRVTSEVAASLQQKLKVSDWSYERGCRFKSAKKQRLSRWKENTPWTSSGHGLCESAENRTFLSKTGRKERMECEADEQKQGSDENMSECETSSVCSSSDTGLFTNDEGRQAWVATVKMIFCPINEVSRKKQGDDEQSDWFYEGECVPGFTVPNLLPKWAPDHCSEVERMDSGLDKLSDSTFLLPSRPAQRGYHARFNRLPGAAARCLRKGRRRLVGKESSISNLGTERIGHLISDPRQKEPLDKEVSFCCNCCDKCCWRACV